The genomic DNA TAATCTACAAAACTCAACAAAAACAAGCAAATATTAATCTTCAAACAGTAGTTAATTAACTCACATCCTCCTCAGACTCAGACTCAGAATCAGCCTCAGAGCTGCTGCTGGTAGCCTTAGCCTTAGGAGCAGGTTTGGCAACTTTAGCAGGAACAACAGTCTCCTGCAACAAACCAGAACAAGAACCATtgaaaattcataacaaatagGAAACATGTCAATATACATGACAAATATCAATTTATGATATCACACCTCATCAGAGGAACTATCTTCTTCACTACTACTTTCGACCTTCTTCACGGGATGCTTAGCAGCGGGCTTAACCTAATAATCCATACAAGAAAAAATCCACTCATCTACATTATTAAACATACAAACTTAACCAAACACTGAATAATAATCATGACCCAATTCAAGAAACAGAAAAAATCACAAAAAGATTCTACCTTGACTTCTTCCTCGGAAGATTCATCAGAAGAATCCTCCTCGGAACTACTCTCTACTTTCTTGGTCTTCTTAGTCTTGGCCTCTGTTTTCTTCTTAGCAACTGAGGAGTAAAGCGGATTCTTAACAAacacacatacatatacacacacataaaAATAACAAAAATCGTAAAGAGATTGAGCATACAGAGAGGGGGAGAGAGGGCATAGAGAGAGATAAACACACATACGTAAAACACTTAAAATTGAACTAATCGAGTGAGGATAATACCTCCCACAAAAGCCCTAAATCCAAGCTTAAATGAATCCAAGCCCTAAATCCCTAATCCCTCGCCAAATTGAATCCAAGACCCAAATCCCCAATATCCCACTTAATTGAATCCAAGCCCTAAATCCCCAATCTCCCACTTAATTGAACAAGCTATAAATCCCCGCTCCCTCACTAGCCGAATGCTCCTCACTAATTCTAACTTAGTTTTTGGCCGCTTTGAAATGAGTAATCGGGGAAGTGGGAGTGAAATGAATGTTTTTAGTGGACTTGGAGccaaaataaaattttggacaaGGCGGCAATATTGTTTGGACTAGGCGGGATCAAAAAAATTTGGCCCATTTAATTTGGCATGTTTATCTAtctttttttaatttaaatttgtttttttcataaattatataatgttttttattattcaaaatattagTTCAGTTCAAACATATAATAAAAGTTGACtacattatttttataaataaaataaaattattttctattttgaaagattaaagaaaatatttataaaattgtCATTATTTTTTATGTTAAATGATTATTTCAATTCTATTTTGATTATTTCAATCATTAATTTCtcttttttaataaatattatttttaacatttaattatgagaaataaataaattaaaaaatatataaatatcgTAAAATGATCAATATATCAACTAATTAATGGATTGTTGTGTTTTATAAACCGTTAAATTTATCAATATAATATTGTAAATCACTACACTAATattattaacttctaaaaataaataaaatatatatttcaattataatttcatttctatgtaaataattattaattagttaaaatAAAAAATCATCTATGTCATTTTGGTAACACATTTTGACTATACCGCAACATCAAAAAATAGGGGTTGCGATAGACATGGGTTTAGAAGGCTATTATTACACTTTTGTTTGCAACCCCAGTGTGAACGGTTGcagaatccaatctatggcgtagtgtcctgaagtaaaagaacccatcaaatcaatttaggcttcaagtccttcttcgagacgagatagcgaatcgCAGTGTGATCAGTAAAATCTATCatcttcgtcccaagcaaataagatcgaaacttctcaaaaccataaaCAATAGCCAATAGCTCTTTCTCGGTAGTAGTATAGtttagttgagcaccattgagggtcttactagcatagtagaccacatgaaatatattgttcttcctctgcccaaaaattgctccaactgcatagtcacgtgcatcgcacatcatttcaaaaggttcatcccaattaggtgcagttatgacaggtgccgtgattaaaatctcctttaagatctcaaaagtagctaggcactcgtcaccaaacttgaacgggacatctttctctagaagattgcacaagggtttagatattttagagaagtccttgataaaGCGCCAATATAAcaccgcatgaccaagaaagctggagattcccttaatagaaattggtggaggaagattttcaattaCCCACACCTTGgatttatccacctcaagacccttactaaagaccttgtgcccaagaataatgccctattgcaccataaaatgacatttctcccagttgagaaccagattggtctcaacacaccttttaagaacggcGTCAAGATTTTGTAAGCACTCATTAAAAGAATCACCGAACATAGATAAATCATATATAAACACCTCCACAgtctgaccaatcatgtcagagaaaataaccatcatacatctctgaaatatggcaggtgctccacacaaaccaaaagaaactcttctgaaggcaaaagtaccaaatggacaagtgaaagtagtcttttcctgatcttctggagcaatacaaatctgattttagcccgaatagccatccagaagacaatagtactcatgaacAGCCAATTTGTCAAGCATCTGAttaataaaaggaagagggaagtgatcttttcttgtggatttgttcagcttcctgtagtccatacaaactctccaccccgtgatttttcgagtaggaatgagctcattctttcATTAGAAATAACGGTGATGCCTCCtttctgttaggtcccaatgtgtttgtagaaggggggttgaatacaaacgttaccaaataatcgaataaaatgcggaataaaaaatgtgaaacaaaattcaagttaaataaaaatattattaaacttgaaaggtgttacaacaactgtatcgattacaaggtattaatctcaaatcaattatcacaaatctagaataaattcgacatgaactttttctatttttgcaataattagaatcaaatgctaaacgcgatttgagattaagttctagggattttgatccgctagattgatacacaagaacaagataaataattctagtggtttggatttaacattaacaaactagaaattgatcttgaatttctgcagatgaagaatgatatttttcagaggcggctgctttctttttgttcttgtattttgaTTGAGTTGTATTTGAATtactgcttctgcttcttttatcaacagctgaatcaattgaattggaatgacaatcctttaagcttgcaagactttcggtaggacaattgaatgaactagcaagacaatctgaatgaactagcatgacaatcagaatgaactagcatgacaatcagaatgaactagcaagacaattatcctcctagagtaactttcggtatgacaatggaaaatggcctagcatgacaatcggtatgacaatcctgattgtcatgctagttcattttcaattgtcttgctgatttaatgcttgaaattaatccaattaaacttctgaaaattcctaaaattcctagaattaattaatcaattaattcaattaataaataaattatttttcgcagatataatttattttcttaattaaattagatgacttaattaattaatagagaattaattctagtcttgagcagcaaccattcttctgcaaatcttctgaaaatcactgaaaattatgaatcaattccaccacttcaacgttgacactcgatgtactgtctggttcatgagtgactaacttccgtgacgtttcttcatgtcttgattttgacactttgattttcttcagattaaatccttgtaatttattgataccctgacgagatctctgtcactcgattaaatccacgatcttgatttatatcactgaggcatgatcaacttcttgaacttcttccagtgaattaactcctcaagtctatagatgaaccttgtttctgaatcctttgacagatattactttgcgagatctctccgacggtcgatccactatttacttattacattcttatttgagttgagttgaatcctcgaatatacaaataggctatgacatatgacttacaatctccccctatttgtttgttagacaataacacacaaatacctagaggataactcaactaacaaataagaaaaagatataaacatacatgcaaagtaaatagcagaaaagttctggatgagatttaacattttccagattccaagtagatgttcctctagactgaacatatcttcaagtagttccatcttcatttgtacaaccacatttcctgttgagaagcccatatctcttgcttctccccctatgagaatcaactgattaaagaagatcaccttcgttttaccacctctcccgtacaataggatccgcagataaaaaccaatggtactcccctaacagcttcttcccttatcagaaaatcaccttgtgtttaccacctctcccgtacaataggatccgtagttacaaacaacaatggtgtggtgtagtgtacatttttaggatctttttcttactccctgctatttctcccccttagttgaggaatcctccaaactattacttaagcttttatctcccccttaaagaaggaatgtatgccatcgtctgaaggagttctcatatttcacttggttggaaaagaaataacaagtagttttcctttcttcctcactgtgagtgtgtgattgtgtttagtgtacctcacatgtgtttcactcttctctccactcgtgtttacactcattctcacaagtgtatcactcctctcatagctccatattccagctgtacctgcaaggaaaatcaccttagccatccttaaggaggtcacaggtggtgcaatgggagttcacaaatccccatccttgttaaactcgtcagatgaatctgagtcataatttacaagttgctagtttcccttttagggttccagatttgaattctgggaaggtaaacaatgatctaacgaatttagcataaagatcaaagtttccttctaatgtctgtgaagacatttccttgtgactcatcaggtaatatctgaatcattgtcaacaagttgccgatctgcgcctatgtcagatccactatccgcagatgcatccaggggatttaagcctggggaggtagatactgaccactgacatatggcttttggatcagtatcctctcctaacacctgtaaaggcaattggtccactaacgaaccttgaacaatcgaatctgaccttaaaatggtcgaaactcttgtttccgtcaactcatcctttgtgtgtgtaacctctccttgtgcatcaagaattgattatgtttgaagtggtgacactacatcggataccttggccgacaggcaaaattcaatagactcaccctgttgagagaatgaatctagtaactgtttttgtgctttttcagccattacatctttttgagaagatgtatgggggctagcagttgtctcggtttaaatactgctcatctatgtatgagacatagctactgggttgactacagaaccttccttgtgtggtgcactaggcactatctccctcacgctcattcatactacatttagtggtaagagagtgttggttggttctgtttttgtgtttgtctttacagtctgggatagacgttgtgggttttcaacctcatgactgtcaatgaaagaaagtcattggagactgaacctgtaacacagaacatat from Apium graveolens cultivar Ventura chromosome 5, ASM990537v1, whole genome shotgun sequence includes the following:
- the LOC141660964 gene encoding uncharacterized protein LOC141660964; translation: MIGQTVEVFIYDLSMFGDSFNECLQNLDAGLDSFKLGFRAFVGVAKKKTEAKTKKTKKVESSSEEDSSDESSEEEVKVKPAAKHPVKKVESSSEEDSSSDEETVVPAKVAKPAPKAKATSSSSEADSESESEEDEPKSKVPVKNVPAAKNGSVAAKKKEESSDDSDSESEEFEDEPKAKAPTKNAATIAKNGSVAAKKKADSSDESDSESEDDSDEEDVPKAKAPMKAFMRQLLLKMALLQPKRKLIVVIILIPKMILMRKRS